TTACTGGCAGTAGCGATTGGCAGTCGTGATTGGTCATCGTGTTTTTAAATGACCGTTCAGGCTGAATCTTTTCTCATGTCAGATAAAAACACATCAATATGATTGAAGTAACAATGATATTGATTTGTCTCTTAAAGTGAGAGGTTTATCTTGCTTGTTTTTGTGATATTAATCACGTGCGACCTTTGCGCTTGTGCTTAACTTAAAACGTTTTTCATAGCGAAAAGAGGCGAATCGAAGGTGACGATGCATGCGATTAGACCGACATTAGCACTGATGAGGTATGCGTTTCTTTTGCTGTTTGTCTTTCCTCTGGTCTCAGAGAGCAGCGAAGCTGATGCGTTGCCATCCTGGAACGATGGTCCAAGCAAACAGGCCATCATTCAGTTTGTTCAGGAGGTCACGCGTGAAAATTCTCCTCATTTTGTCCCCCCGGGAGAACGGATTGCGACTTTCGATAATGACGGGACATTGTGGGTTGAGCAACCCATGTATACCCAGCTGTTCTTTGTCATCGACAGAATTCAGGCTTTAGCACCGTCACATCCTGAATGGAAAACGCAGGAACCCTTCAAATCGGTGCTGCAGGGGGATGTCAAACAAGCCCTTGCCGGCGGGAATCATTCAATTCTCGAACTCATGATGGCAACCCATGCCGGAATGTCGGTGCTAGCTTTCTCAACACTCGTTGAGGAATGGATAGCCATCGCAAAACACCCGTCTACGGGGCGTCTTTTTACCGAGATGGTTTATCAGCCTATGCTGGAACTGATTGCCTACCTTCAGGAAAATCACTTTAAAACCTATATCGTTTCAGGTGGCGGTATTGAGTTCATGCGTCCCTGGACTGAAAAGGTGTATGGCATTCCTCCGGAGTGGGTGATTGGCAGCAGCTTTAAAACCGAATACAAACTGATTGATGGTGTTCCTCAGCTGCTGCGGATGCCGTCCGTTAATTTTATTGATGATAAAGAAGGAAAACCGGTTGGGATTCATCAGTTTATCGGGCGGCGCCCAATCGCTGCCTTCGGAAACTCAGACGGCGATTTTCAAATGCTTCAGTGGGTCACGGCTGGTGACGGGAAACGCTTAGGATTGCTTGTACACCATACGGATAAAGCGCGTGAATGGGCATACGATCGACATTCATCTGTCGGAAAACTGGATAAGGCACTGGATGCTGCGAAGGAAAATGGCTGGGTTGTTGTGGATATGAAAACGGACTGGCGAACCATCTACCCGTCTCCACATTAAGTTCTGTGTACAACTTTGTATCTGCCTTGAATAACCCGTTGAGCGTACCTAATCTAACCGATAGCCATTGCTGTTAGACGAAGCCGCGGCCGAGTGTTTTGCAGCGGTCAAACTGAGTGAAACCAGGGGGATGCCGGATGAAAATTACTTTTCTTGGCGGGACCGAAACGGTGACCGGCTCCAAGTTTCTGCTGGAAACCGAAAATACCAGCGTGCTGGTCGATTGTGGTTTGTTTCAGGGATATAAGTGGTTGCGGGAGCGCAACT
This DNA window, taken from Photobacterium sp. CCB-ST2H9, encodes the following:
- a CDS encoding HAD family phosphatase gives rise to the protein MHAIRPTLALMRYAFLLLFVFPLVSESSEADALPSWNDGPSKQAIIQFVQEVTRENSPHFVPPGERIATFDNDGTLWVEQPMYTQLFFVIDRIQALAPSHPEWKTQEPFKSVLQGDVKQALAGGNHSILELMMATHAGMSVLAFSTLVEEWIAIAKHPSTGRLFTEMVYQPMLELIAYLQENHFKTYIVSGGGIEFMRPWTEKVYGIPPEWVIGSSFKTEYKLIDGVPQLLRMPSVNFIDDKEGKPVGIHQFIGRRPIAAFGNSDGDFQMLQWVTAGDGKRLGLLVHHTDKAREWAYDRHSSVGKLDKALDAAKENGWVVVDMKTDWRTIYPSPH